AATAGACCCCTTGACGCTGGTAGGGCTGGGGGTATATTTCCCATGATAGTTTCAACCATTTATGTAGCTCTCATTGCTGTCCTCGTTGCAGTTCCACTGGGTGTTGGAGCTGGAATTTATATAGCAGAATATGCTGGTCATGATAGCAAAATACTTAAAGCCATAAGATTTACTACTGAAACACTTGCATCTATTCCATCAATAGTATTAGGTCTCTTTGGGTTAGCATTTTTTGTCATCTTCCTTGGGTTTGGATTCAGCGTATTGTCAGGAGGACTTGTATTAGCTATTATGGCCCTTCCAATGATAATACATGCCTCTGAAGTTTCTATCGAAGCAGTTCCTCAATATTATAGAGAGGGAAGCCTTGCACTGGGAGCTACTAAATGGCAGACAGTATACAGGGTTGTGTTACCTGCTGCAATTCCA
The sequence above is a segment of the Methanobacterium sp. genome. Coding sequences within it:
- the pstA gene encoding phosphate ABC transporter permease PstA yields the protein MKGVFWWAGILAILILLAVTGYIIIMGSPVINLEFLLNRPLDAGRAGGIFPMIVSTIYVALIAVLVAVPLGVGAGIYIAEYAGHDSKILKAIRFTTETLASIPSIVLGLFGLAFFVIFLGFGFSVLSGGLVLAIMALPMIIHASEVSIEAVPQYYREGSLALGATKWQTVYRVVLPAAIPGIATGVILGMVRAIAETAAIMYTVGASTRVPISIFDPARPLPFHLYIMATEGISLENAFGTAAVLVTIVLIITIVTNVMVEKQVRKMMGR